The Odocoileus virginianus isolate 20LAN1187 ecotype Illinois unplaced genomic scaffold, Ovbor_1.2 Unplaced_Contig_3, whole genome shotgun sequence genome includes a window with the following:
- the H1-10 gene encoding histone H1.10, which yields MSVELEEALPLTTAEGAAKKAAKAGGSTSLSPSKKRKNSKKKNQPGKYSQLVVETIRRLGERNGSSLAKIYAEAKKVVWFDQQNGRTYLKYSIKALVQNDTLLQVKGTGANGSFKLNRKKLEGGGGERRGAPAPASAPAPAAHKAKKAAPGAAAPRRADKKPAKGPQPEKRSHKKGAASKKDKGTKAKKAAAAGGKKVKKAAKPSVPKVPKGRK from the coding sequence ATGTCTGTGGAGCTTGAAGAGGCCCTGCCGCTGACGACTGCCGAGGGGGCGGCCAAGAAGGCGGCGAAGGCTGGAGGCTCGACCTCATTGTCCCCATCCAAGAAGAGGAAGAATAGCAAAAAGAAGAACCAGCCGGGCAAGTACAGTCAGCTGGTGGTGGAGACCATCCGTCGGCTGGGCGAGCGCAACGGTTCATCACTGGCCAAGATCTACGCGGAGGCCAAGAAGGTGGTGTGGTTCGACCAGCAAAATGGGCGCACCTACCTCAAGTACTCCATCAAGGCGCTGGTGCAGAACGACACCCTGCTGCAGGTGAAGGGCACCGGCGCCAACGGCTCCTTCAAGCTCAACCGCAAGAAGCTGGAGGGTGGCGGCGGCGAGCGGCGCGGAGCCCCGGCGCCCGCTTCTGCCCCGGCGCCCGCTGCGCACAAGGCCAAGAAGGCGGCCCCGGGTGCGGCCGCCCCTCGACGTGCGGACAAGAAGCCGGCCAAGGGCCCACAGCCCGAGAAGCGCTCGCACAAGAAGGGCGCCGCTTCCAAGAAGGACAAAGGCACCAAGGCCAAGAAGGCGGCGGCCGCGGGGGGCAAGAAGGTGAAGAAAGCGGCAAAGCCCAGCGTCCCCAAAGTGCCCAAGGGCCGCAAGTGA